From one Kiritimatiellia bacterium genomic stretch:
- a CDS encoding ISNCY family transposase, which yields MKLDGFDQLIRQFRKFADELPDRRRGKNRSYSMADIFLSAFAVFFTQCPSFLARQKEMQQQQGQSNAQTLFQIEDIPSDNHIRQMLDPIAPEQLLPVYDAIYEAFREQGALDTFRGVHNTTLIALDGTWYFSSENIHCDKCSRIEHKSGGTTYYHSAITPVIVAPGQNQALPLRPEFIVPQDGHDKQDCEITAAKRWLEKNGAFYRTGNAVILGDDLYAHQPFCRRVALYGYHYIFTCKPDSHVSLYQWLALLPANHIRTIAMRVKNKRQHWENHVYRYFNGAPLADGDSPLKVNWCEVTVANQSGQQVYHNAFITDFEITDENVSGIIESGRARWKIENENNNTLKTKGYHLEHNFGHGKQHLSSLLAAMNILAFLFHAFLAFCDQNYKFIRAALPTRKTFFNDLRALLRYMCFPSWNVIMVFMRRGIEYGPQPMPPLIA from the coding sequence ATGAAACTTGATGGTTTTGACCAGTTGATCCGGCAATTCCGTAAATTTGCAGATGAACTGCCTGACCGGCGGAGGGGCAAAAACAGAAGCTATTCGATGGCGGATATTTTTCTGAGCGCTTTTGCGGTATTCTTTACCCAGTGCCCTTCTTTTCTGGCGCGTCAAAAGGAAATGCAGCAACAGCAAGGCCAAAGCAACGCGCAAACGTTATTTCAAATCGAGGACATTCCCAGCGACAATCATATCCGCCAAATGCTTGACCCGATTGCGCCGGAACAACTTTTGCCGGTCTATGACGCCATTTACGAAGCGTTTCGGGAGCAGGGCGCGCTCGACACATTCCGCGGCGTCCATAATACCACCTTGATCGCCTTGGACGGCACCTGGTATTTTTCCTCGGAAAACATTCATTGCGACAAATGTTCACGGATTGAACATAAAAGCGGCGGAACCACCTATTATCACAGCGCCATCACGCCGGTCATCGTGGCGCCCGGACAAAACCAGGCCTTGCCCTTACGCCCTGAATTTATCGTGCCCCAGGACGGCCATGACAAGCAAGACTGTGAAATCACCGCGGCTAAACGCTGGCTGGAAAAGAACGGAGCGTTTTATCGGACCGGTAATGCCGTCATTTTGGGCGATGACCTTTATGCCCATCAGCCGTTCTGCCGCCGTGTGGCGCTTTACGGCTACCATTACATTTTCACCTGCAAACCCGATTCCCACGTCAGCTTGTATCAATGGCTCGCTCTCTTGCCTGCCAACCATATCCGCACCATTGCCATGCGGGTCAAGAATAAGCGCCAACATTGGGAAAACCACGTCTATCGCTACTTTAACGGCGCCCCTCTTGCCGATGGCGATTCACCGCTGAAGGTCAACTGGTGCGAAGTAACGGTTGCCAACCAATCCGGTCAACAAGTTTACCATAACGCTTTCATTACCGATTTCGAGATCACGGATGAAAACGTGTCCGGAATTATTGAGTCCGGCCGCGCCCGCTGGAAGATCGAAAACGAGAACAACAATACCCTGAAAACCAAAGGCTATCATCTGGAACATAATTTCGGCCATGGCAAACAACATCTTTCATCGCTCCTGGCCGCCATGAATATCCTCGCTTTCCTCTTCCATGCCTTCCTTGCCTTCTGCGATCAGAATTACAAGTTTATCCGCGCCGCTTTGCCAACCCGCAAAACATTCTTTAACGACCTGCGCGCGCTCCTGCGTTATATGTGTTTCCCAAGCTGGAACGTCATTATGGTTTTCATGCGGCGGGGAATTGAATACGGCCCCCAGCCTATGCCGCCACTCATTGCCTGA